One segment of Scleropages formosus chromosome 23, fSclFor1.1, whole genome shotgun sequence DNA contains the following:
- the yrk gene encoding tyrosine-protein kinase Fgr isoform X1, which yields MGCSHCKQKKSSKTEDSAVSACDSGAAAQLSDKVRYCRDPTLNTSTGLIPDFNSYPNLTSPPQPFGSASFPSNTNQTRAGGITGGGVTLFIALYDYEARTEDDLSFNKGEKFHIINNTEGDWWEARSLDTGNSGYIPSNYVAPVDSIQAEEWYFGKMGRKDAERHLLAQGNPRGTFLIRESETTKGAYSLSIRDWDETKADHVKHYKIRKLDNGGYYITTRTQFDTVQQLVEHYTERAAGLCCRLVGSCHRGMPKLADLSVKTKDVWEIPRESLQLIKKLGNGQFGEVWMGMWNGTTKVAVKTLKPGTMSPEAFLEEAQIMKRLRHDKLVQLYAVVSEEPIYIITEFMTQGSLLDFLKDGEGKNLKLPQLVDMAAQIAAGMAYIERMNYIHRDLRAANILVGDNLVCKIADFGLARLIEDNEYTARQGAKFPIKWTAPEAALYGKFTIKSDVWSFGILLTELITKGRVPYPGMNNREVLEQVERGFRMPCPVGCPASLHELMLQCWRKEPDERHTFEYLQSFLEDYFTATEPQYQPGEDL from the exons ATGGGCTGTTCCCACTGCAAGCAGAAGAAGTCCTCTAAAACTGAGGATTCTGCCGTGTCGGCATGTGACTCGGGGGCTGCCGCTCAGCTGTCGGACAAAGTGCGCTACTGCCGGGACCCCACCCTCAACACGTCCACTGGCCTCATCCCTGACTTCAACAGCTACCCCAACTTGACCAGCCCCCCCCAGCCTTTTGGCTCCGCCTCCTTCCCTTCCAACACCAATCAAACGAGGGCAGGTGGCATCACAG GAGGAGGTGTTACACTTTTCATCGCTCTCTACGACTACGAGGCTCGTACCGAAGACGACCTCTCCTTCAACAAGGGCGAGAAATTCCATATCATCAATAACAC GGAGGGAGACTGGTGGGAGGCACGTTCTCTGGACACCGGCAACTCGGGCTACATCCCCAGCAACTACGTGGCTCCTGTGGACTCCATACAGGCCGAGGA GTGGTATTTCGGGAAGATGGGCCGTAAGGATGCGGAGCGACATCTGCTGGCACAGGGCAATCCACGTGGGACCTTCCTGATCCGTGAGAGCGAGACCACCAAAG GGGCGTACTCTCTCTCCATCCGAGACTGGGACGAGACCAAGGCGGACCACGTCAAGCATTACAAAATCCGCAAGCTGGACAACGGTGGATACTACATCACGACCCGCACGCAGTTCGACACCGTGCAGCAGCTGGTGGAGCATTACACAG AGCGCGCTGCAGGCCTGTGCTGCCGCCTGGTGGGCAGCTGTCACCGGGGAATGCCCAAGCTGGCCGACCTGTCCGTCAAGACCAAGGACGTGTGGGAGATTCCCCGCGAGTCTCTGCAGCTCATTAAGAAGCTGGGCAATGGGCAGTTTGGGGAAGTCTGGATGG GCATGTGGAATGGCACCACCAAGGTGGCGGTGAAGACCCTGAAGCCGGGCACAATGTCTCCGGAGGCCTTCCTGGAGGAGGCGCAGATCATGAAGCGACTGCGTCATGACAAACTGGTTCAGCTGTATGCTGTGGTGTCTGAGGAGCCCATCTACATCATCACTGAGTTTATGACCCAAG GAAGTCTGTTGGACTTCTTGAAAGATGGGGAAGGCAAGAATCTGAAGCTTCCGCAGCTGGTGGACATGGCTGCCCAG ATTGCTGCAGGGATGGCCTACATTGAGAGGATGAACTACATTCATCGAGATCTCCGTGCAGCAAACATCCTTGTTGGAGACAACCTGGTGTGCAAGATCGCCGACTTCGGCTTGGCACGACTCATCGAGGACAACGAGTACACTGCCCGGCAAG GGGCAAAGTTTCCCATCAAGTGGACGGCGCCTGAAGCTGCTCTCTATGGCAAATTCACCATCAAGTCTGATGTCTGGTCCTTCGGCATCCTGCTTACGGAGCTCATCACAAAGGGCCGAGTGCCGTACCCAG GCATGAACAACCGGGAGGTACTGGAGCAGGTGGAGCGCGGCTTCCGGATGCCCTGCCCCGTGGGCTGCCCTGCCTCGCTGCACGAGCTCATGCTGCAGTGCTGGCGGAAGGAGCCTGATGAGCGGCACACCTTTGAGTACCTGCAGAGCTTCCTGGAGGACTACTTCACTGCCACAGAGCCGCAGTACCAGCCTGGCGAAGACCTGTGA
- the LOC114909407 gene encoding uncharacterized protein LOC114909407, translating into MDSQDQDRSFSIFQGIYFILVACFGIPANLLSMVVLCSRRCGLSSSTIVYLVSLAVVDTLFLLLGGLVTVGFEWAPPVNSVTPSASLCGAVSFNEGWTLCSSQWIVATFTLERYLVFRGHRPRRTCPLGAYLPWPRPYLRPSRAQIALLLVVLCVLGSQVLSLPFWWLFRRWPGGGEAGGGAIITLMWRNGSQAPLSSRCQALPGPRQPAFSWVHGLLAGCLPMSLTVSFSVLVCHQFRRRARVLAGPNNGAPFRSTSSRMRRSGRLQVTVALVAVFLALPHYIMQGLNVVLGVQLGQWVGWGVAVGVADMLQWLSLVIHFLLYCFLSSGFRRETLALMGRLCKHRRKPTVPVPPRVPRALPSQVWLVQDAPPERRTSQRATPSSWQKLH; encoded by the exons ATGGACTCCCAAGACCAGGACAGGTCTTTCTCCATATTTCAGGGAATCTACTTCATTCTAGTGGCCTGCTTCGGCATCCCAG CCAACTTGCTCTCCATGGTGGTGCTCTGCAGCCGCCGCTGCGGATTGTCCAGCAGCACGATCGTCTACCTGGTCTCCCTGGCTGTAGTGGACACGCTATTCCTGCTGCTGGGGGGGCTGGTGACTGTCGGCTTTGAGTGGGCGCCGCCCGTGAACTCTGTAACCCCCAGCGCGTCGCTCTGCGGTGCCGTCAGCTTCAACGAGGGCTGGACGCTTTGCAGCTCGCAGTGGATCGTGGCTACCTTCACGCTGGAGCGGTACCTCGTGTTCCGGGGGCACCGGCCTCGGCGGACCTGTCCCCTCGGCGCTTACCTCCCTTGGCCCCGCCCATATCTGCGACCCTCCCGAGCGCAGATAgcgctgctgctggtggtgctgtGCGTGCTGGGTTCTCAGGTGCTCAGCCTCCCGTTCTGGTGGCTCTTCAGGAGGTGGCCGGGAGGGGGTGAGGCAGGGGGCGGAGCCATTATTACTCTCATGTGGAGAAACGGCTCCCAGGCACCGCTGTCATCACGCTGCCAGGCACTGCCAGGGCCACGGCAGCCCGCCTTCTCATGGGTCCACGGCCTGCTCGCAGGGTGCCTGCCCATGAGCCTCACCGTGTCCTTCAGTGTCCTCGTGTGCCATCAGTTCCGCCGCCGAGCCCGCGTCCTCGCTGGCCCAAACAACGGCGCCCCCTTCAGGTCCACCAGTTCGCGGATGCGGCGCTCCGGGCGGCTCCAGGTGACAGTGGCACTGGTGGCGGTCTTCCTTGCCCTCCCCCACTACATCATGCAAGGTCTGAATGTGGTCTTgggtgtacagctgggtcagtGGGTGGGCTGGGGCGTGGCAGTGGGCGTGGCAGACATGCTGCAGTGGCTCAGCTTGGTCATACACTTCCTGCTCTACTGTTTCCTGTCCTCTGGGTTCCGCCGTGAGACTCTGGCCCTCATGGGACGGCTCTGCAAGCACCGTAGGAAGCCGACGGTTCCGGTCCCACCCAGGGTGCCCAGAGCCCTGCCCTCGCAGGTATGGCTGGTGCAGGACGCACCCCCCGAGCGGCGCACCTCCCAGAGAGCGACGCCGAGCTCCTGGCAGAAGCTCCACTAA
- the yrk gene encoding tyrosine-protein kinase Fgr isoform X2: MGCSHCKQKKSSKTEDSAVSACDSGAAAQLSDKVRYCRDPTLNTSTGLIPDFNSYPNLTSPPQPFGSASFPSNTNQTRAGGITGGGVTLFIALYDYEARTEDDLSFNKGEKFHIINNTEGDWWEARSLDTGNSGYIPSNYVAPVDSIQAEEWYFGKMGRKDAERHLLAQGNPRGTFLIRESETTKGAYSLSIRDWDETKADHVKHYKIRKLDNGGYYITTRTQFDTVQQLVEHYTGTHDGLCYYLTKACPTHTPQTMGLGRDAWEISRDTLQLQRKLGQGCFGDVWMGMWNGTTKVAVKTLKPGTMSPEAFLEEAQIMKRLRHDKLVQLYAVVSEEPIYIITEFMTQGSLLDFLKDGEGKNLKLPQLVDMAAQIAAGMAYIERMNYIHRDLRAANILVGDNLVCKIADFGLARLIEDNEYTARQGAKFPIKWTAPEAALYGKFTIKSDVWSFGILLTELITKGRVPYPGMNNREVLEQVERGFRMPCPVGCPASLHELMLQCWRKEPDERHTFEYLQSFLEDYFTATEPQYQPGEDL; this comes from the exons ATGGGCTGTTCCCACTGCAAGCAGAAGAAGTCCTCTAAAACTGAGGATTCTGCCGTGTCGGCATGTGACTCGGGGGCTGCCGCTCAGCTGTCGGACAAAGTGCGCTACTGCCGGGACCCCACCCTCAACACGTCCACTGGCCTCATCCCTGACTTCAACAGCTACCCCAACTTGACCAGCCCCCCCCAGCCTTTTGGCTCCGCCTCCTTCCCTTCCAACACCAATCAAACGAGGGCAGGTGGCATCACAG GAGGAGGTGTTACACTTTTCATCGCTCTCTACGACTACGAGGCTCGTACCGAAGACGACCTCTCCTTCAACAAGGGCGAGAAATTCCATATCATCAATAACAC GGAGGGAGACTGGTGGGAGGCACGTTCTCTGGACACCGGCAACTCGGGCTACATCCCCAGCAACTACGTGGCTCCTGTGGACTCCATACAGGCCGAGGA GTGGTATTTCGGGAAGATGGGCCGTAAGGATGCGGAGCGACATCTGCTGGCACAGGGCAATCCACGTGGGACCTTCCTGATCCGTGAGAGCGAGACCACCAAAG GGGCGTACTCTCTCTCCATCCGAGACTGGGACGAGACCAAGGCGGACCACGTCAAGCATTACAAAATCCGCAAGCTGGACAACGGTGGATACTACATCACGACCCGCACGCAGTTCGACACCGTGCAGCAGCTGGTGGAGCATTACACAG gtACTCACGATGGTCTGTGTTACTACCTGACCAAGGCCTGTCCCACCCACACCCCCCAGACAATGGGACTGGGACGGGACGCCTGGGAGATTTCCCGGGACACTCTGCAGCTCCAACGCAAGCTCGGACAGGGCTGCTTCGgagatgtatggatgg GCATGTGGAATGGCACCACCAAGGTGGCGGTGAAGACCCTGAAGCCGGGCACAATGTCTCCGGAGGCCTTCCTGGAGGAGGCGCAGATCATGAAGCGACTGCGTCATGACAAACTGGTTCAGCTGTATGCTGTGGTGTCTGAGGAGCCCATCTACATCATCACTGAGTTTATGACCCAAG GAAGTCTGTTGGACTTCTTGAAAGATGGGGAAGGCAAGAATCTGAAGCTTCCGCAGCTGGTGGACATGGCTGCCCAG ATTGCTGCAGGGATGGCCTACATTGAGAGGATGAACTACATTCATCGAGATCTCCGTGCAGCAAACATCCTTGTTGGAGACAACCTGGTGTGCAAGATCGCCGACTTCGGCTTGGCACGACTCATCGAGGACAACGAGTACACTGCCCGGCAAG GGGCAAAGTTTCCCATCAAGTGGACGGCGCCTGAAGCTGCTCTCTATGGCAAATTCACCATCAAGTCTGATGTCTGGTCCTTCGGCATCCTGCTTACGGAGCTCATCACAAAGGGCCGAGTGCCGTACCCAG GCATGAACAACCGGGAGGTACTGGAGCAGGTGGAGCGCGGCTTCCGGATGCCCTGCCCCGTGGGCTGCCCTGCCTCGCTGCACGAGCTCATGCTGCAGTGCTGGCGGAAGGAGCCTGATGAGCGGCACACCTTTGAGTACCTGCAGAGCTTCCTGGAGGACTACTTCACTGCCACAGAGCCGCAGTACCAGCCTGGCGAAGACCTGTGA
- the yrk gene encoding tyrosine-protein kinase Fgr isoform X3: MGCSHCKQKKSSKTEDSAVSACDSGAAAQLSDKVRYCRDPTLNTSTGLIPDFNSYPNLTSPPQPFGSASFPSNTNQTRAGGITGGGVTLFIALYDYEARTEDDLSFNKGEKFHIINNTEGDWWEARSLDTGNSGYIPSNYVAPVDSIQAEEWYFGKMGRKDAERHLLAQGNPRGTFLIRESETTKGAYSLSIRDWDETKADHVKHYKIRKLDNGGYYITTRTQFDTVQQLVEHYTGMWNGTTKVAVKTLKPGTMSPEAFLEEAQIMKRLRHDKLVQLYAVVSEEPIYIITEFMTQGSLLDFLKDGEGKNLKLPQLVDMAAQIAAGMAYIERMNYIHRDLRAANILVGDNLVCKIADFGLARLIEDNEYTARQGAKFPIKWTAPEAALYGKFTIKSDVWSFGILLTELITKGRVPYPGMNNREVLEQVERGFRMPCPVGCPASLHELMLQCWRKEPDERHTFEYLQSFLEDYFTATEPQYQPGEDL, from the exons ATGGGCTGTTCCCACTGCAAGCAGAAGAAGTCCTCTAAAACTGAGGATTCTGCCGTGTCGGCATGTGACTCGGGGGCTGCCGCTCAGCTGTCGGACAAAGTGCGCTACTGCCGGGACCCCACCCTCAACACGTCCACTGGCCTCATCCCTGACTTCAACAGCTACCCCAACTTGACCAGCCCCCCCCAGCCTTTTGGCTCCGCCTCCTTCCCTTCCAACACCAATCAAACGAGGGCAGGTGGCATCACAG GAGGAGGTGTTACACTTTTCATCGCTCTCTACGACTACGAGGCTCGTACCGAAGACGACCTCTCCTTCAACAAGGGCGAGAAATTCCATATCATCAATAACAC GGAGGGAGACTGGTGGGAGGCACGTTCTCTGGACACCGGCAACTCGGGCTACATCCCCAGCAACTACGTGGCTCCTGTGGACTCCATACAGGCCGAGGA GTGGTATTTCGGGAAGATGGGCCGTAAGGATGCGGAGCGACATCTGCTGGCACAGGGCAATCCACGTGGGACCTTCCTGATCCGTGAGAGCGAGACCACCAAAG GGGCGTACTCTCTCTCCATCCGAGACTGGGACGAGACCAAGGCGGACCACGTCAAGCATTACAAAATCCGCAAGCTGGACAACGGTGGATACTACATCACGACCCGCACGCAGTTCGACACCGTGCAGCAGCTGGTGGAGCATTACACAG GCATGTGGAATGGCACCACCAAGGTGGCGGTGAAGACCCTGAAGCCGGGCACAATGTCTCCGGAGGCCTTCCTGGAGGAGGCGCAGATCATGAAGCGACTGCGTCATGACAAACTGGTTCAGCTGTATGCTGTGGTGTCTGAGGAGCCCATCTACATCATCACTGAGTTTATGACCCAAG GAAGTCTGTTGGACTTCTTGAAAGATGGGGAAGGCAAGAATCTGAAGCTTCCGCAGCTGGTGGACATGGCTGCCCAG ATTGCTGCAGGGATGGCCTACATTGAGAGGATGAACTACATTCATCGAGATCTCCGTGCAGCAAACATCCTTGTTGGAGACAACCTGGTGTGCAAGATCGCCGACTTCGGCTTGGCACGACTCATCGAGGACAACGAGTACACTGCCCGGCAAG GGGCAAAGTTTCCCATCAAGTGGACGGCGCCTGAAGCTGCTCTCTATGGCAAATTCACCATCAAGTCTGATGTCTGGTCCTTCGGCATCCTGCTTACGGAGCTCATCACAAAGGGCCGAGTGCCGTACCCAG GCATGAACAACCGGGAGGTACTGGAGCAGGTGGAGCGCGGCTTCCGGATGCCCTGCCCCGTGGGCTGCCCTGCCTCGCTGCACGAGCTCATGCTGCAGTGCTGGCGGAAGGAGCCTGATGAGCGGCACACCTTTGAGTACCTGCAGAGCTTCCTGGAGGACTACTTCACTGCCACAGAGCCGCAGTACCAGCCTGGCGAAGACCTGTGA